GAGTGTACTCTGTAGTTGTTTAGCCTCAAGTGTGCATGCACACTGACTTTCAAAGACCAATAATGAAACTGAAACCATTATTTGTGGTTCTCTTGACATATGAGAGCAAACATACTGTTCTTTAAAGTAACACATATAATTGTGTTAAGGATTAATTTTGTTGTGGATACTTTAAAAAGACAAGATAACTTGAGGcatgtgataatttttttgttaattatgaGATCATCTTTTGAGGAATACAAATTTTGCCTGCAAAAAAATGTTGCTTGTAACTAACCCTGCATATTGTTGTAATAAAATGGACAAATCTGAGTGCATTCCCATTTTGGCAATTACTTTTATCCCAGACCCTCATATTCTTAATAACTTGTTTCAGTATAAAGGGGAAGTAATCCCCGAAGATGAGTTAGTTTTTATAAAAACAGAAACATTAATTGAGGAAAGTATTGGTGGAGGTTTGGTCAAAGTTTTTAAATgtaagttttcttttaaaaaaattgattgtgaTTGTATTTGTGGGGTAGATACATTATCAGATACATCAAgtaatttgtattcattatgatccattaaaaaaagtaatttatttGGCAGGATATATTTTGGGAAGCTGCTTGCATTTGATGTCATAAATGAAAAACTTTCAATTGAATAGTtctcttatacatgtactttcatcaCTTTTCATCAcaccaatatttttctgcttgcattcaaattaactttatctacatgtagtcaGGGTGATATTTCTTCTTTAAGTTAGAGCTGCCTTTTTATGCTACTGAAACCATGGCATTACTTGACACATGGATGATGTAAAATTTTCAGTATTCAAAGAAATTATTGGATTTGTAAAATCCTGAAGGCTCGAATGGTTCTTTGAGTCCTATTCTCACAATCTTGTCTATCAAATATGTCAGATTATACATTCATGACATGCCTTGTTCCCTTTATGTCTGTTCATGCCTATTCTTACAAACTATGTTTCCGTTCTCATATGTCAGAGGATACGTTCATGACATGCCTTGTTCCCTTTATGTCTGTTCATGCCTATTCTTACAAACTATGTTTCCGTTCTCATATGTCAGAGGATACGTTCAACAGTAGATGAGAAGGACCAGAAACAGCTCCTCATGGATCTTGATGTTGTAAAGAGAAGTGCTAATTGTGTCTACATCATTAAATTCTTTGGTGCTCTCTTCAAGGAGGTATGCAACCTTTCCCTAAAGATTGGGgtcttttaaagggatggtccgggctgaaaatatttagatcttaatacatagagtgtaattcactgagcaaaatgccatcaaaatcagataacaaataaaaaagttattgaagtttaaagtttagcaatatttcatgaaaacagtcatgaatattcattagataggctgatgatgtcacatccccactttccattttcttgtgttattacataaaatcataatcttttcattatttcatacttgtgtgaataatatgtctccttataatgaaatgagttgcagcaataaatatttaatgcattaaaatcagttgtcaatccaatttttctagttcttggaggaaaaaaaatgaataatcctaatttcatataataaaatacatgttcaaacaaacaagtggggatgtgacatcatcagcccaccttatgaatattcatgacaactgttttcacaaaatattgctaaaccttaaaattcaataacttttttatttgttatccgattttgatgaaatttttggtattttcctcagtgaattctactcttaTTTATTAAGCTGTAAATACttttagcccggaccatccctttaattaaaacaaaaatattacattatataCGTGTAGCTGCATAGACTTATGTTTGTAAGCATTTTTGACCGATTATCACTGGTCCCATGATATTtcctcctgcgacaattgctcctgaTGAAATCCACATGTTAAACCAAACATAAACTTGAACTTCTACTTAATCATAATCCTCGCATGATTCTGAACCAAAACCCTAATACCTCAACTCTAATCCTCACATTATATCTTCAAATTTACAAAGGAGCAATAGTTTCAGGAGCTAATGTCATGTTTCCTATAGTTCATCAAGTGTAATTCTGAAATAACACTGTGTTCAATATATGACCGCTTAACTACCAGGTACATATAACAACCATATTCACCAGGGAAGCTCCTCTGTAATGAGTGGCTAAAAAATAACTACAAAATTGTCTCTGAAAAGGAACTCATCCTACTTGTCAAAATAtgaatctttgaaattcaatcacAACTTTTAGACACATTCACAGagcatttttcataaataaccATTATTATAGactgctgattttttttttaggtctaTCATAGAAATCTTAGCTCAGtaaaatcatttcttttgtgaTTCTCTCAGATCTTCTTCCATTTTCAAGTAGtcatggaaataaaaatattgatgatgatgatggtgatgatgatgatgatgactgttttATATTTGTCTTTTTCAGGGAGATTGCTGGATTTGCATGGAGCTTATGGATTCTTCTCTTGATAAATTCTACAAGTTTGTGCATGAAGTCCAAAACACATTTATACCAGAAAACATCATGGGAAAGGTTGCGTATGCGGTAAGTGTGTGCGGGTAATTTAGTTATTACTGATGTGTACTAATCAGATATGTAGGATCAGACAGGTTATACAAAATTTCatccaatttttattttaaatgacttTTATCAGTGTGCAGCgtatatgtaaatattttttgtatagatTAAAAGTATTAGAATTAATTAGTCTTGTACTTGTTATACCATGTTTGCGTGGACCAGAGGTACATAcatatctttttaaaataggAACCCCTTTCTTTAAAGAATTTTCAATGATGGTTGCTTTGTTGTTAATGTTTTAAACTAACATGATAATAACACTCAGCAGCcattcaaaatcaaggtttccatggaatgtttaatatcaatatcatagTAAAATCTTTATGGACCCTTTGGATTATTTTCTTCTCGCAGACTGTGAAAGCTCTAAATTACCTCAAGGAAACCCTTAAAATCATTCACAGAGGTAAGTAACATTttagaaatatttctttaacTGATAAACTACTGGGAAAGTATTCTTTCCTTTGAAGAGAATATGTAATATCTTTACTGCCAAAGTCAGGGTGTTAGTACTTTGAGACTTCTCATAATGGAGGTGTGACATGATAAGTACAATGATTGTCATTATAAGACAAAACAAATTCAAGACAGAAGAAATGCATTCAAGAGTTTCTTTCAGTGATGATTGGTAAATACAAATGGTAATATCCATCCATCACTTTTTGAGTAATTATTTGCATTGCAATGCTCATTACGCTTGTCAACAATGATATTAATTTCCATTTCATGTCTAATTACCGATAGGCTTCTTTTGGTTTTGTTTGATACAGATGTGAAACCATCAAATATCCTCTTAGACAGAGGAGGCAACATTAAATTGTGTGACTTCGGAATCAGCGGTCAGCTGGTCGACTCAATAGCAAGAACGATGGATGCTGGCTGTAAACCATACATGGCTGTGAGTATATGGTGCTGATTCGATTGGATGGAGGCATGATAGTCTTGCCAGTGTGGTGGTTGAATTGTATCAATGGGGACTTTACCCACAGTGACGCGGAATGAATCTTACAACGCGATGAATTCCtctgaaaatgcaagtcaaaacaCAATGAAGACTTTGTCATGCGTCAGTGAATTGGAAATGTGTttcagagctgacgaaaaattgcaaatatgtcgtctGTCGAGAGTCACGGATGAAACTGCTGTTTCGATTCACCAATCCTCGACAAAgacattgtgatttgacttgcattttcaaagtaaTAGGCGCGTTGTAGGATTCATTCCGCGTTGATGTGGGAAAAGTCTCTGTTGTAAATTTTAGGGTCATACATATTGATTGGCATGAGTTAATGTACGTATGATTCAAGGTTAAATTTAGCGTAAGATATTTCCCATGGGAGAATCCTTTCTAGCATTAAAGCAGTAATCAGGCTCAAAAGAAGAGGAGGATATTCTCACTAATGACTTTAGCATACCAGTGTCTtgtaaagctgtttgtaagttacaagtGATTGGTGACCCTTTCATAGgaactacatgtaaatcaacACCTAATAAAAAAAGGGTGTACAATATATCATTAACCGTacgaaaggatcaccagttatTCGTAAAGTCTCTTGTATTTTCGAACAGCTTGATGAAACCCTCACTAGACATTATAGTCTGTCTGTTTGTATTTTACTTGTGAATCAGAAACTCACCTTGGGTACATCTGAACCAGCGGGAGGGGGGGCACTCGGCCACAAAAGGGGTACGTATGTGCtggaagcaagaaaaaaaacggGGGCTTTGGAACGGGTtcattgtaaaaaggagggtcttTGGAACGGGCTTCAGAACTACAAAATGTGAAAACTGTGGTCCTTGAACGGTTCGCCTGCGTGTGAGTGCATATGCATTCCTAAGGAACGGGTGCGCTCATGCAGAAGctatggtcggacagcgctctgtgggacgcttttcaccaaaaatgcAGTTCATTGTAGCGGATCAATGCGGCTGGAATAGCGTAATAAAAAATTTGCAAAGCTTTGGAACAGTTGTCTTCCATCTTTTTTTCtggataagaaaaaaatgctttgCTTTGGAAccgatttctttttcattttcttaataaGATTAAAATGCTATGATTTGGAACGGAAATTGAGTGTAAAACTTTGGGGTCctctccgcggcacataccaatcatgcattatatactgagtgccacCCCGGGTCTGAACCGCATCTTAACCTGAAGTAGGTTGGGGTTTATACTTTGTATGATAAGTTCAAATAGGAAAAAGACTTTGCTGTGATGTTTTACTTATTCCCAagcagggttggcggatttaaatcatgttgatttaaatcgtgatttaaatcgcgatttaaatcaccatgatttttttaaaaaaatcattgatttaaatcacttccattgaaacatgtacaaatcatggacaaagtatttgttcaatgcagttttaattcttcaagtcaactgaaaaactttgaattaactttatatcaataaaagatcaacaaagtcttcatatctacttaaaacaaattaaaatcaaattaataaaatcaggtaattccttaaaaactacagatgtatgttgtcaataggtactcattttttgtaaattatgtcgagtttttcttctgaaattttacattctttgtcagttattattagtcaatttctttcttaacataaagttttcacataatccaacttttcagagagcagtttgtaaaaaaaaatatataatatataaaagtcaatgagaaaaggtttgttggcagttttccagttttgatccttcgcctacacataactacttctgtcatgtaaaatataaaaaaatgtctgcatgtaatcaacatatttaacatgcctcttatttcgtattgttacatttatcatacatttgatgttttaaataacataattataaaaatcacattaacataatgtagtacagtcataagctttctcttataaaccttttaagtcactgcagcccattttatgttcagtgctacaaataatggaagttttgtatatctgcatgtaataatggaaagagctctataacaacaatttgcaaaactcagaataaacatttaacactgcattttaatgttaagatgcaggtacttcagttacaatcattggcagttgtaagctgtgtctcatttaaaataaaatacttctttttgtaatacatatgttgtaatttaagcagttttgcagtttttatcctttaagttaaaagtaagtagattctttttcatacttcatggatcaaacagattttttttgtagagaatatgggaatgaaaattgtagattaatgtaaaaaaatcacagtaacataatgtagtatagtcaccctttgactaagctatctcctatattgttctccaaaactgagagttttgcatctatatctgtagcaagagaagagctttttatcaaaaagatcctaaacatatacagttgtagtctctctttgactattgtaaagctgtgactaattgaaaaaaataattgatttgaattatttctcttacaatatacatgaatactagtaattggcaaagggtttgttggcagttttgataagggattttttctcttggattttttaaatatttgaatgaaaaatcccagaggggaattttctctactcactgggaattccgtatggaatattccttcataggcctacgtatgatagaattaagttcagatacatgattcctcaaattattattaattgcccatttttactggattttaattacaaaatgtgTGGTtaacaatattaggggtgaaatgtataacatcaatattgatgtcattgtaagagtaaggggggggggggggataattacccttttttttcgaaggaacttttaaaaaatcaaaaaaatcaaaaaaatctgatttaaatcaaaaaaatctgatttaaatcaaataaatccgatttttttgatttttttaaaaaaatcaaaaaaatcgccaaccctgttCCCAAGAGAATGTAAACGGAGCTGTCAAGTGATTTTCTATTTGTATCTTAAATTCCTCATTTCATTATACAGCCTGAGAGGATAGATCCCTTCCAATCAAGACCGGGTTATGATATCAGATCAGATGTATGGAGTCTAGGAATCACAATGGTATGTAAAAAGATAGATTTACAAACAATTTTACTACTGCGTTCTggggagggggtgtttcacGTAGAGATTATCATGACTTaaaaccatacatgtatgtatattccAAGTTGTTTCCAGTATGTAACATGACCATGTTGGTGAGATCTTGCACAGGAGATATAACTGCTGAATATTTATTCAGCAGTCGCATTGAAGCTTAAGTATACTTGTATTCATGCTTACCTcttcatagaaaaaaatcacaccagCCCCCTTCCCCTCCTGAAATGACAAGACCATggatatcaatattttatgtgatttttttttgtttgtggtTTTAAACGCTATTGGAGTCCCAAATAAGTTTGCATCAGTGGAAAGATGTAATACAATAAAACTAGAGCAATGCattttcaatgattaaaaacTCAGAAATGCTTGATTTGGGACCCTAAAAATGGTGTAAATGCTACATGCATGTATGTGAAACTGAAAGGGACCTATTGTGAAGCCTATTGATAGCCCCATAACAAATTAGTTGTTTGCAATGATTTTACAGTCTAAAATAATGGAAGAAAATCAGTGGGCCTTAAAAATTACTGAACTTCacaagtttgaaaataataagagTGCTACTAATATGGGGAGACCCGAgtcacaaaggttagcgattaatcgtacattcaattttcacgattgattgtacattgaagtcaatgcaatcaatcattgaAAAAATGCTCTACAATatccaagctttgtgttacaggccctagaCAAAATGATAGAAGAGCAAGGAATGCAATTCTAttgtttatcaaattttcaggttgacaataattatctttattttatatcaatGGATAACTTAAATGCATAAAAGACTTTCCCTTTATAATTTACAACGGTGTGTAGACAGCCATTTGCTTTTGAATTAAATCGTATTCGTGTTTACTCCTATTCAGTATGAGGTATCAACAGGGGAATTCCCCTATCCTAAATGGAACAGTGTTTTTGAGCAGCTCTCTCAGGTTGTCAAAGGTGACCCACCAAGGTTGAAAAACAGTGACAAGCACTGCTACTCGGAAGACTTTATTTCCTTTGTCAATAAATGGTGAGCAATTTCATTTGGTACTTTCTTCAATGTGTAGCACTTGGTACAAAATTTCTTATAGAGGAATGGAGAATGTTTGTCATATTAAAAGAATAAGCAACCTTCAAGTTCCATGTACTTTCACAATGCAATTAAGTTTAGATGTGGAATGcatttgaagaagaaaagtaaTTCATCATCAGTAACAATCACAGCATCAATATCAGAAACATAATACAGCAATAATAACAGAAATATACCACAAtgtagaaaacaaaatcaaattattaaacTGCTTCATAACACTAAGAAATTTCTGCTTGGTGCTCAGATTGGATCTTTAATCTATAAAAatgactgggctattttggaggcccccccccaaaaaaaagataaaaaaatgcattttaattgtttgcactacatgtattttgtattcatttctttttcattttggatgtatttcatttattatgatctacaagatttatttttacttaCAGGTAACACTTgaaatattattgaaaatataacaaacaagGGCAAAagatatttatgtttatttgtaCATGTGGACATTCATTTTAGTATCAAACGACAGCACAAATTGTAAAAAAGTCAAAACCACATTGCCTTTGTTGTATGATAACACTTTTGATTCAGCAAATACACTGCAATCTAATTTTCCCTTCTTCCTGACTTGTCCTAAACTACCAGTATACCAGTATACCATGCCCACAAAAGTGGTAGGGTATTGCACTCTGGTATTGTAC
This genomic window from Lytechinus variegatus isolate NC3 chromosome 10, Lvar_3.0, whole genome shotgun sequence contains:
- the LOC121422509 gene encoding dual specificity mitogen-activated protein kinase kinase 4-like, with the translated sequence MALANRDAAESGRGRLSLKLKIHTSTPNLVENQTEFNNGPSQEREQLNSMRSRSMESIGKLSISPDETYEFTSEDLDDMGEIGRGAFGSVNKMWHKQSQSIMAVKRIRSTVDEKDQKQLLMDLDVVKRSANCVYIIKFFGALFKEGDCWICMELMDSSLDKFYKFVHEVQNTFIPENIMGKVAYATVKALNYLKETLKIIHRDVKPSNILLDRGGNIKLCDFGISGQLVDSIARTMDAGCKPYMAPERIDPFQSRPGYDIRSDVWSLGITMYEVSTGEFPYPKWNSVFEQLSQVVKGDPPRLKNSDKHCYSEDFISFVNKCLTKDEKYRPKYKNLLEYKFIKEYEHANIDIATYVSEILLAMSGQS